The DNA sequence TTATCATAAGTGCGATTATCGCCCATAACTCCGACGCTTTTTACATTTAAAAGTACGCAAAATGCTTGCCAAGTTTTGTTATACCATCCAGTACTTTTTAATTCTTCAAGTAAAATAACATCTGCTTGTCTTAGTAATTCTAAGCTGGGGCGATTAACCTCCCCCATGATGCGTATAGCAAGACCAGGCCCAGGAAAAGGATGGCGATAGACTATTTCTTTACTTAAGCCTAGTTCCAAACCTAAAGCTCTCACTTCATCTTTAAAAATTTCTTTTAAAGGTTCGATGAGTTTTAAATTCATTTTTTCAGGTAGACCTCCAACATTATGATGACTTTTGATAGTCTTGCTAGCACCAATGACTGAACTTTCAATAATATCAGTATAAAGAGTACCTTGAGCGAGATATTTAACATCATTATGTTTTTTTGCTTCTTGTTCAAAAACTTCTATAAAAGTATTCCCTATGATTTTTCTTTTTTGTTCAGGATCGATTACTCCAGCTAAACGACTTAGAAAAATTTCGCTTGCATCAATACTTACAAGGTTAGTTTTTAGTGTATTTTTAAACATAAATTCTACTTGTTCACGTTCATTAGCGCGTAACAAGCCATTATCGACAAAAACAACTATTACTTGTTCTTTAATAGCATTAGATAAAAGTGCTGCTACGACACTACTATCAACTCCACCACTCACAGCACATAAAACTTTATCGTTACCAACTTCTTCGCGAATTTTTTCTGTTTGAGTTTTGGCAAAAGAGCCCATATTCCATACACTTTCGCAATTACAAGCATATTTAGCAAAATTTTTTAAAATACTTTTACCAAATTCACTGTGTTGAACTTCTGGATGAAATTGCAAAGCAAAGAATTTTTTTTCTTCATTAGCAAAGACGCAAAAAGGACTATTTTCGCTTGTTGCTAAAACTTCAAAATCTTTAGGTAGATTTTCAACTCTGTCTGAGTGGCTCATCCACACGGTTTGTTTTTTAGGTAAATTTTTAAATAATGCACTATCTTTTTGAATTTCAATGGTTGCTTTTCCATATTCTTTATGTCCAGCTGGAGCAACGTTGGCACCAAAGTGATGTGCCATAAGTTGCATGCCATAGCAAATTCCAAGAATAGGCAAACCCAAATCAAAAACTCCTTTATCACAGAAGTAAGCATCGGTTGCATAAACACTTGCTGGACCACCACTTAATATAATTCCTTTAGGTTCTTTTGCTTTAATATCAGTTAAACTTACATTAAAGGGTAAAATTTCTGCATACACACCCTGTTCTCTTAATCTTCTAGCGATTAATTGTGTATATTGAGAACCAAAATCCAAAACTAAAATATCTGCTTTTTTCATTATATTACCACCTATTGAGTTGTTCATATTTTTTAATGCTTTTTATAGAGCCATTTTGTTCATAAGTTGTGTATTGTGGATCGCCTTTATATCCGCAAGAGCACAAAAAAATTAAGAAAAAAAATGATAAAATTATTTTATGGTAAAAATTCAAAATCAAAAAATGATTAAAAATACTAGTGCTATTATTAATGATTTGATGAGTAAATCTCATTATAAACCTTTAAAAACTTTGTTTTTTTGTAAGGATTTTTTAAATTCTTTACCTCCTGCAAAACAACGTTTAATAGCTAGGATTTATGTAAAAAATGATATTTTAAATATCATTACTTCGCATCCTGCAGGTTTTCAAGAATTAAATCATGATAATAGCAAAATTTATATTAAAATTCTCATAAAAAAATACGCTCAAGTGTATCCCTTAAGCGGTTTTTCAAATATAAAAGATATTAGAGTGATGATGCAAAAATATACCTTTAACGTTAAAAATAAAGAAAATATTAAGAAAAGTCCATATATAGAATTGAGCTTGGGCTGCTTTAAAAATACTTTTGAAAACGGAATTTTATCAAATAAATTTGAAGAATTAAGGCAAATTATAAAAAATGCTTGAAAAATCATCTAAAAATATTTTAGAAAAAGAACTGCAATCTTTACCTCAAAAACCAGGTGTATATCAGTATTTTGATCAAAATGGAAAACTTTTATACGTAGGCAAGGCTAAGAATTTAAAAAATAGAGTTAGGAGCTATTTTACTTTTCGCCCTAAATTGTGTGCAAATAATAAAAATTCTTTAAGAATACAAAAAATGATAGAGGAGGCTGTACATTTAGAATTTATTACAACAAATTCAGAAGCAGATGCTTTAATTTTGGAAAATTCTTTTATTAAACAATTGCATCCAAAATACAATATACTTTTAAGAGATGATAAAACTTATCCTTATATTTATGTTGATTTTAATGAAGATTATCCGCGTTTTCAAAGTACAAGAAAACTTATAAAAAAAACTAAAATTAGATATTTTGGCCCTTTTTTTAAAGGGGCTAAAGAGCTTTTAAACGCTCTTTATTTATATTATCCTTTAAAACAAAAAGCAAATTGCAAAAGCCCTTGTATTTTTTATCAAATTCATCGTTGTTTAGCACCTTGTAATAATGAAATTAGTCAGAAAGAATATAAAAAAATCTTAGATAGTGCTATTACTGCACTTTTAAATCCTAACATTTTAATTAAAAATTTAGAAAAACAAATGTTTAATTTAGCTAAAAATGAAAATTATGAAGAAGCAGCTAAGATAAGAGATCAAATTGCTACTATTAAAGATTTAGAAGTAAAAATTCAAATTGATATTGCTAAATTGGAAGATTTTGAAATTTTTGCAATTGCTTTTAAAGATTCTATGCTTTCAACGATTCGTTTTGTGGTGCAAAATGGAAAGATTATTAGTGTAAATTCTAAAACAACTCTTTTAAAAAATGCTTTAAGTTTTGAAAAAAATGAAATTTATAAACAACTTATTTTAGAAAATTTTAATACTGATACACCTTTAATAGCAAATACCATTTATATTTATGAAGAATTTGATGATAAGGAACTTTTAGAAGAAATTTTAAGTAAGCGTTATGGAAAAAAAATCAGTATTAAAATACCAAAAATAGGAGAAAAAAGAAAAATTTGTAATCTTGCTTTTGAGAATGCACTTTTAAATATAGAGAAAGAACAAAAAAATAGCAATTTTAAAATACAAAAAGAAATTCAAGAATATTTTGAACTTCAAAATTTTCCAAACCATATTGAAATTTTTGATAATTCTCATTTACAAGGCGTTGCAAATGTTGGAGTTATGGTAGTTTATAAATTTGGCATATGGGATAAAAATTCATATAGAAAATTTCATCTTGAGTATAAAAATGACTATGAACAGATGCGAGAAGTTTTAACGCGTAGAGCTTTAGATTTTCAAAATAATACTCCGCCTGATTTATGGCTTATAGATGGTGGAAAAGCTTTATTGGAATTGGCAAAAGATATTGTTTTAAGCAGCGGTTCTAATATAGATATTTTGGCTATCTCTAAAGAGAAAATTGATGCAAAAGCACATAGAGCTAAAGGAGGAGCTAAAGATAAAATACATTCTTTTAAGGGTGAGTTTTCTTTAAGTATGGATGATAAAAAATTACAATTTTTGCAAAAATTAAGAGATGAGGCACATCGTTTTGCTATAAATTTTCATCAAAAAACAAAAAAGAAGCAAGATTTGCAAAGTTCTAAATTGATCAAATCGGGCTTAAGCGCAGGAGCAATACACAAACTTTTGGCTTATTATGGAAATTTTGAATCCATTTATGAAGCAAATTTTGATGAAATTTGTAATCTTGTGGGTAAAACAATGGCTCAAAAATTAAAAGATATAAAGTGAAAATATTAAGCTTTGTAAAATTGAACACCTGCAAGATCAATGATTTTTACTTCATTTGTTTGGATTAATTCTTGTAAAAGAATTTTGGATTTTTCACTAAAAGTATGTTCTACATCGATTTGACTTTGTGCCCTTAAATGAAGAAATTTTAATAATTCTTCTTTGTTTAATTCAAGTTTTTGTTCTTTGTAGTTTCTTCTTGCTAAAAAAACTGGCGCACAAGTGATTAATTTTGAAAGTTCATAGAGTTTTTTTTCGCTTATGGATTTAACTGCATAAGCTGGGGGTCGATCGATACTACTTAGATCAATTCTTGTTGGTGATATTTTAGCTAAAGCATTATTAAGAGCTATAAATTCTTGCTCATTATCATTTAGATCTTTAACCACTAAAATTTCCATCACAAGATCACCTTGAAATTTTGTTTTAAATTCTGCCATTTTTTGTATCATTAATTCTAAATCGATATTTTTTAAAGCTCTATCTATGCGATA is a window from the Campylobacter sp. RM10537 genome containing:
- the uvrC gene encoding excinuclease ABC subunit UvrC is translated as MLEKSSKNILEKELQSLPQKPGVYQYFDQNGKLLYVGKAKNLKNRVRSYFTFRPKLCANNKNSLRIQKMIEEAVHLEFITTNSEADALILENSFIKQLHPKYNILLRDDKTYPYIYVDFNEDYPRFQSTRKLIKKTKIRYFGPFFKGAKELLNALYLYYPLKQKANCKSPCIFYQIHRCLAPCNNEISQKEYKKILDSAITALLNPNILIKNLEKQMFNLAKNENYEEAAKIRDQIATIKDLEVKIQIDIAKLEDFEIFAIAFKDSMLSTIRFVVQNGKIISVNSKTTLLKNALSFEKNEIYKQLILENFNTDTPLIANTIYIYEEFDDKELLEEILSKRYGKKISIKIPKIGEKRKICNLAFENALLNIEKEQKNSNFKIQKEIQEYFELQNFPNHIEIFDNSHLQGVANVGVMVVYKFGIWDKNSYRKFHLEYKNDYEQMREVLTRRALDFQNNTPPDLWLIDGGKALLELAKDIVLSSGSNIDILAISKEKIDAKAHRAKGGAKDKIHSFKGEFSLSMDDKKLQFLQKLRDEAHRFAINFHQKTKKKQDLQSSKLIKSGLSAGAIHKLLAYYGNFESIYEANFDEICNLVGKTMAQKLKDIK
- the guaA gene encoding glutamine-hydrolyzing GMP synthase; this encodes MKKADILVLDFGSQYTQLIARRLREQGVYAEILPFNVSLTDIKAKEPKGIILSGGPASVYATDAYFCDKGVFDLGLPILGICYGMQLMAHHFGANVAPAGHKEYGKATIEIQKDSALFKNLPKKQTVWMSHSDRVENLPKDFEVLATSENSPFCVFANEEKKFFALQFHPEVQHSEFGKSILKNFAKYACNCESVWNMGSFAKTQTEKIREEVGNDKVLCAVSGGVDSSVVAALLSNAIKEQVIVVFVDNGLLRANEREQVEFMFKNTLKTNLVSIDASEIFLSRLAGVIDPEQKRKIIGNTFIEVFEQEAKKHNDVKYLAQGTLYTDIIESSVIGASKTIKSHHNVGGLPEKMNLKLIEPLKEIFKDEVRALGLELGLSKEIVYRHPFPGPGLAIRIMGEVNRPSLELLRQADVILLEELKSTGWYNKTWQAFCVLLNVKSVGVMGDNRTYDNTICVRIVDATDGMTATFSHLPYEILENISRRIINEIKGINRVVYDISSKPPATIEWE
- a CDS encoding radical SAM protein encodes the protein MKIVFGPVNSRRFGRSLGIDLSPSKKQCNFDCVYCELEAKKAQEKQDEIVEVAQIISEIQTVIAKGIEFDFLTLTANGEPSLYPHLNELIDSLRQIVKNKKLLILSNGTAVLDQNKFQSLLKLDVVKFSLDSAIYKTFYRIDRALKNIDLELMIQKMAEFKTKFQGDLVMEILVVKDLNDNEQEFIALNNALAKISPTRIDLSSIDRPPAYAVKSISEKKLYELSKLITCAPVFLARRNYKEQKLELNKEELLKFLHLRAQSQIDVEHTFSEKSKILLQELIQTNEVKIIDLAGVQFYKA